A single Bacillus sp. HMF5848 DNA region contains:
- the dnaA gene encoding chromosomal replication initiator protein DnaA has protein sequence MLNSKYTFDTFVIGQGNRFAHAASLAVAEAPAKAYNPLFIYGGVGLGKTHLMHAIGHYVLEHNPAAKVVYLSSEKFTNEFINSIRDNKTVDFRNKYRSVDVLLIDDIQFLAGKEQTQEEFFHTFNTLHEESKQIVISSDRPPKEIPTLEDRLRSRFEWGLITDITPPDLETRIAILRKKAKADGLDIPNEVMLYIANQIDSNIRELEGALIRVVAYSSLINKDINADLASDALKDIIPSSKPRVITIQDIQKVVSQHFNVKVEELKAKKRTRTIVEPRQVAMYLSRELTDASLPKIGEEFGGRDHTTVIHAHEKISKKLESDPNFQRTFKEIQSQLKN, from the coding sequence ATGCTTAATAGCAAGTACACATTTGATACATTTGTTATCGGGCAAGGAAATCGTTTTGCACATGCTGCTTCATTAGCAGTTGCTGAGGCTCCCGCAAAAGCATACAATCCCCTTTTTATATATGGAGGCGTAGGATTAGGTAAAACTCACTTAATGCATGCTATTGGTCATTATGTATTAGAGCACAATCCAGCTGCGAAGGTTGTTTATTTATCATCTGAAAAGTTTACGAATGAATTTATTAATTCAATAAGAGATAACAAAACAGTCGATTTTCGCAACAAATATAGAAGCGTAGATGTATTACTAATTGATGATATTCAATTTTTAGCAGGGAAAGAACAAACGCAAGAGGAGTTTTTCCATACATTCAATACTCTCCATGAGGAAAGTAAGCAAATTGTAATTTCTAGTGATCGACCTCCAAAAGAGATACCAACTTTAGAGGATAGACTTCGCTCACGTTTTGAATGGGGCTTAATAACAGACATAACACCACCGGATTTAGAAACAAGAATAGCCATCCTTAGAAAAAAGGCAAAAGCTGACGGATTAGATATTCCAAACGAAGTCATGCTCTACATTGCTAATCAGATTGATTCGAATATTCGAGAGTTAGAAGGCGCGCTTATACGTGTAGTGGCGTATTCTTCTTTAATAAATAAAGATATAAACGCTGATTTAGCCTCAGATGCTTTAAAGGATATTATCCCTAGTTCTAAACCGCGAGTTATAACAATTCAAGATATCCAAAAAGTTGTTAGTCAGCACTTTAACGTAAAAGTAGAGGAACTTAAGGCTAAGAAAAGAACAAGAACAATTGTAGAACCTCGTCAAGTAGCTATGTATTTGTCGCGTGAACTCACCGATGCCTCTTTACCTAAGATTGGTGAAGAATTTGGTGGCCGTGATCATACGACTGTCATACATGCTCATGAAAAAATATCAAAAAAGCTAGAAAGCGATCCGAATTTCCAAAGAACATTTAAAGAAATACAATCTCAATTAAAAAACTGA
- the dnaN gene encoding DNA polymerase III subunit beta produces MKFIIQKDYLVRSVNDVLKAISGKTTIPILSGIKITLTKEGVTLTGSDSDISIESFIPKEEAGDEIVEIFEVGSIVLQARFFADIVKKLPKDEVEIETTSNLVTFIRSGKAEFNLNGLDAEEYPQLPQITDERIIRIPTDLLKQIVRQTVFAISTSETRPILTGVNWSIDNSLLTCIATDSHRLALRKAPVETTNEESYNIVIPGRSLNELSKILDDSADNVEIVITENQVLFKTKHLLFFSRLLDGNYPDTTRLIPTEKKTEILVQAKEFLHAIDRASLLAREGKNNVVKLTTLEDNAVEISSNSPEIGKVTEELSCQVTTDEDLTISFSAKYMMDALKALEGSDISITFTGAMRPFLLRSVTDERILQLILPVRTY; encoded by the coding sequence ATGAAATTCATCATTCAAAAGGATTATTTAGTTCGTAGTGTCAATGATGTTTTAAAGGCTATTTCAGGAAAGACTACGATACCAATATTGTCAGGTATTAAAATTACCCTTACAAAAGAGGGAGTTACATTAACGGGAAGTGATTCCGACATATCAATAGAATCATTTATACCAAAAGAAGAAGCTGGCGATGAGATTGTTGAGATTTTCGAAGTAGGAAGTATTGTCTTACAAGCTAGATTCTTTGCTGATATAGTTAAAAAGCTTCCAAAAGATGAAGTAGAAATTGAAACAACATCAAATCTAGTTACTTTTATTCGATCTGGAAAGGCTGAGTTTAACTTAAATGGCTTAGATGCCGAAGAATATCCACAGCTTCCGCAAATCACAGATGAAAGAATTATTCGTATTCCTACAGATTTATTAAAACAAATTGTTCGTCAAACAGTATTTGCGATTTCAACATCAGAAACTCGCCCTATTTTAACTGGGGTAAATTGGTCTATCGATAACAGTCTTTTAACTTGCATCGCAACCGACAGTCATCGTTTAGCACTTAGAAAAGCACCAGTAGAAACAACAAATGAGGAATCATATAATATTGTTATCCCTGGACGTAGCTTGAATGAACTTAGCAAAATACTGGATGATTCTGCTGATAATGTTGAAATTGTTATTACAGAAAATCAAGTTTTATTCAAAACAAAGCATTTATTATTCTTCTCACGTTTGTTGGATGGCAACTATCCTGACACTACAAGATTAATACCGACTGAGAAAAAGACGGAAATACTTGTACAAGCAAAAGAATTTTTACATGCCATTGATCGTGCTTCTTTATTAGCAAGAGAAGGAAAAAACAATGTTGTTAAATTAACTACACTTGAGGACAATGCTGTTGAAATTTCTTCTAATTCACCTGAAATTGGTAAAGTAACAGAAGAACTTTCTTGTCAAGTTACTACAGATGAAGACTTAACTATCTCATTTAGTGCAAAATACATGATGGATGCCTTAAAAGCACTAGAAGGGTCTGATATCAGTATTACATTTACTGGTGCTATGCGACCTTTCTTATTGCGTTCTGTTACAGATGAACGTATTTTACAACTAATATTACCTGTTCGAACGTATTAA
- the yaaA gene encoding S4 domain-containing protein YaaA, with product MEQQHISISTDIITLGQFLKLAEVIQTGGMVKWFLSEYEVFVNGELDDRRGRKLKKGDIVAIPNIGTFIVS from the coding sequence ATGGAACAACAACACATTTCGATATCAACAGACATAATAACTTTAGGACAGTTTTTAAAGCTAGCCGAAGTCATTCAAACAGGCGGTATGGTGAAATGGTTTTTGTCTGAATATGAAGTGTTTGTTAATGGTGAACTTGATGACAGGCGCGGACGAAAGCTAAAAAAAGGTGACATTGTAGCGATCCCCAATATAGGGACGTTTATTGTTAGTTAA
- the recF gene encoding DNA replication/repair protein RecF (All proteins in this family for which functions are known are DNA-binding proteins that assist the filamentation of RecA onto DNA for the initiation of recombination or recombinational repair.): protein MYITDLQLVHYRNYEKLDITFENKVNVILGENAQGKTNVMESIYVLAMAKSHRTSSDKEIISWDEEYAKIVGRVQKRQTSLPLEIILSKKGKKVRSNHIEQSKLSQYIGQMNVVMFAPEDLNLVKGSPQVRRRFIDMEIGQVSAVYLHALSQYQKILQQRNSLLKQMQINKRKDFALLDVITEQFIEMAVKIVKKRYEFLVLLQEWAQPIHKGISRGLETLEIQYKPSVDVSDKADLSKMVTEYTEKYESIKTREIDRGVSLFGPNRDDLAFYVNGKDVQTFGSQGQQRTTALSLKLAEIELIHAEIGEYPILLLDDVLSELDDFRQSHLLDTIQGKVQTFVTTTSVEGIHHDTLKDASTFQVTAGTIKKIQ, encoded by the coding sequence TTGTATATAACAGATTTACAGCTTGTGCATTATCGTAATTATGAAAAGCTGGATATCACATTTGAGAATAAAGTGAATGTTATATTAGGCGAGAATGCACAAGGAAAAACAAATGTCATGGAATCTATTTACGTTTTAGCAATGGCAAAGTCCCATCGTACGTCTTCTGATAAAGAAATCATTAGCTGGGATGAAGAATATGCTAAAATAGTAGGTAGAGTGCAAAAACGACAAACTTCGCTACCACTTGAAATTATTTTATCTAAAAAAGGTAAAAAAGTGCGAAGTAATCATATTGAACAATCAAAACTAAGTCAATATATCGGTCAAATGAATGTGGTCATGTTTGCGCCCGAGGATTTAAATTTGGTTAAAGGCAGTCCACAAGTTCGTCGACGTTTTATTGATATGGAGATTGGTCAAGTTTCAGCTGTGTATTTGCATGCATTAAGTCAGTATCAAAAAATATTACAGCAGCGCAACTCATTATTAAAGCAAATGCAAATTAATAAACGTAAAGATTTTGCATTGTTAGACGTTATAACTGAGCAGTTTATTGAGATGGCTGTGAAGATTGTAAAGAAGCGCTATGAATTCCTTGTTCTCCTGCAAGAATGGGCACAGCCGATACACAAAGGAATTAGTAGAGGGCTTGAAACTTTGGAAATTCAATATAAACCTTCTGTTGATGTATCAGACAAAGCAGATTTGTCGAAAATGGTAACTGAGTATACAGAAAAGTATGAAAGCATTAAAACTAGAGAAATTGATAGAGGAGTTTCTCTATTTGGACCTAACCGAGATGATTTAGCTTTTTATGTGAATGGGAAGGATGTGCAAACGTTTGGTTCACAAGGACAACAGCGTACCACTGCACTATCCTTGAAACTAGCTGAAATCGAGCTTATTCATGCTGAAATTGGGGAATATCCCATTCTTTTACTTGATGATGTGCTAAGTGAATTGGATGATTTCAGACAATCACATTTATTAGATACCATTCAAGGTAAAGTCCAAACTTTCGTTACGACTACGAGTGTAGAAGGGATTCACCATGATACACTCAAGGATGCTTCAACTTTTCAGGTTACAGCAGGTACAATCAAAAAAATACAATGA
- the remB gene encoding extracellular matrix regulator RemB has translation MIVHIGGEELIRATDIVVILDCAMLESEIMSEFIKKQAKSIITIADHDVKSIVVTNKKIYMSPLSSATLRKRTQTYSILDSIEEY, from the coding sequence TTGATTGTCCATATTGGAGGAGAAGAATTAATTCGCGCGACAGACATTGTCGTAATTTTAGATTGTGCGATGCTTGAATCAGAAATTATGTCTGAATTTATAAAAAAACAAGCAAAATCAATAATTACAATTGCTGACCATGATGTTAAATCAATAGTTGTAACTAATAAAAAGATATACATGTCTCCTTTGTCTTCCGCAACTTTAAGAAAAAGAACTCAAACATATTCCATTCTTGATAGCATTGAAGAATATTGA
- the gyrB gene encoding DNA topoisomerase (ATP-hydrolyzing) subunit B, producing the protein MEQKELNTNTYDENQIQVLEGLEAVRKRPGMYIGSTSSKGLHHLVWEIVDNSIDEALAGFCDEITVTIEPDDSITVTDNGRGIPIGIHEKMGRPAVEVIMTVLHAGGKFGGGGYKVSGGLHGVGASVVNALSTELEVFVHRDGKIHYQMFNKGVPAEDLKVIGETDHTGTIIHFTPDPEIFTETREYDYDTLANRLRELAFLNKAIKISIEDKREGKARQSDYYYEGGILSYVEHLNRTKEVIHEDIIYIEGEKDEITVEVALQYNDSYTSNIYSFANNIHTYEGGTHESGFKTALTRVINDYARKNNIFKDSDENLTGEDVREGLTAIISIKHPNPQFEGQTKTKLGNSEARTITDSVFTQQLDKFLLENPSAARKIVEKGVMASRARMAAKKARELTRRKSALEISNLPGKLADCSSKDPAISEIYIVEGDSAGGSAKQGRDRHFQAILPLRGKIINVEKARLDKILSNNEVRAMITALGTGIGDDFDISKARYHKVVIMTDADVDGAHIRTLLLTFFYRYMRQIIEHGYVYIAQPPLYKVQQGKRIEYAYNERQLEEIFKQLGDTPKPGIQRYKGLGEMNAEQLWDTTMDPETRTLLQVNLRDAIEADETFEILMGDKVEPRRNFIEENAKYVKNLDI; encoded by the coding sequence ATGGAACAAAAAGAATTAAATACGAACACATATGATGAAAATCAAATACAGGTGCTAGAAGGGTTAGAGGCTGTCCGGAAGCGCCCTGGTATGTACATTGGATCTACAAGTTCAAAAGGTCTCCATCATCTCGTTTGGGAAATTGTCGATAATAGTATTGACGAAGCGTTAGCGGGTTTCTGTGATGAAATTACTGTTACTATTGAACCGGATGATAGCATAACAGTAACAGATAATGGTCGTGGTATTCCTATTGGGATTCATGAAAAAATGGGAAGGCCAGCGGTAGAAGTTATTATGACTGTCCTGCATGCAGGAGGGAAATTTGGTGGTGGTGGTTACAAGGTTTCAGGTGGACTTCATGGTGTAGGAGCTTCTGTAGTTAATGCTCTTTCAACAGAGTTAGAGGTTTTTGTACACCGGGACGGAAAAATACATTATCAAATGTTTAATAAAGGTGTACCAGCTGAAGACTTAAAAGTAATCGGAGAAACTGATCATACAGGTACTATTATTCATTTTACACCAGACCCTGAAATTTTCACTGAAACTAGAGAGTATGATTATGATACATTAGCAAATCGCTTAAGAGAATTGGCATTTTTGAATAAGGCGATAAAGATTTCTATTGAGGATAAGCGTGAAGGAAAAGCGCGCCAATCTGATTATTATTATGAAGGCGGTATCCTTTCATATGTAGAACACTTGAATCGTACAAAAGAGGTTATACATGAGGATATCATTTATATTGAAGGTGAAAAAGACGAAATAACAGTGGAAGTAGCTTTACAATATAACGATAGCTATACAAGTAATATTTACTCTTTTGCGAACAATATTCACACGTATGAAGGCGGAACACATGAATCAGGTTTTAAAACGGCATTAACCCGAGTTATTAATGATTATGCTCGCAAAAATAATATTTTTAAAGATAGTGATGAGAACTTAACTGGAGAAGATGTACGTGAAGGCTTAACTGCCATCATTTCGATTAAGCATCCTAATCCGCAGTTTGAAGGACAAACAAAGACAAAGCTTGGTAATAGTGAAGCGAGAACGATTACTGATTCTGTTTTTACACAGCAGCTTGACAAGTTTTTACTTGAGAATCCATCTGCAGCTAGAAAAATAGTTGAAAAAGGCGTTATGGCTTCACGCGCACGTATGGCAGCTAAAAAAGCACGTGAATTAACGAGACGAAAAAGTGCTTTAGAGATCTCAAATCTCCCTGGTAAGTTAGCAGACTGTTCATCAAAAGATCCGGCTATCAGTGAAATATACATCGTTGAGGGAGACTCAGCGGGGGGATCAGCAAAACAAGGACGTGACCGTCATTTCCAAGCGATCCTACCATTACGAGGGAAAATTATTAACGTTGAAAAAGCCCGTTTAGATAAAATTTTATCAAATAACGAAGTGCGCGCGATGATTACAGCATTAGGTACAGGAATTGGTGATGACTTTGATATTTCCAAAGCACGTTATCACAAAGTTGTTATTATGACTGATGCCGATGTTGACGGTGCACATATACGTACGCTTTTATTAACATTCTTTTATCGATATATGAGACAAATTATCGAGCATGGTTATGTTTATATTGCTCAACCGCCTTTATATAAGGTGCAGCAAGGTAAACGGATTGAGTATGCTTATAATGAGCGCCAGCTTGAAGAGATTTTTAAACAGCTTGGTGATACTCCTAAGCCTGGTATACAACGATACAAAGGTCTAGGAGAAATGAATGCTGAGCAACTTTGGGACACAACAATGGACCCTGAAACACGAACTTTATTACAGGTTAATTTACGTGATGCGATAGAAGCCGATGAAACATTTGAGATATTAATGGGTGATAAAGTAGAGCCTCGTCGAAATTTCATTGAGGAAAATGCAAAGTACGTAAAGAACTTAGATATTTAG
- the gyrA gene encoding DNA gyrase subunit A produces the protein MSNVQDINISQEMRASFLDYAMSVIVSRALPDVRDGLKPVHRRILYAMNDLGMTSDKPYKKSARIVGDVIGKYHPHGDSAVYETMVRMAQNFNYRYMLVDGHGNFGSVDGDSAAAMRYTEARMSKISMELLRDINKNTIDYQDNYDGSEREPVVLPSRFPNLLVNGAAGIAVGMATNIPPHQLGEVIDGVLALSHDPDMTIAELMDIIPGPDFPTAGFIMGRSGIRKAYETGKGSITLRARVEIEEKSNGKPVIIVNELPYQVNKAKLIEKIADLVRDKKIEGITDLRDESDRNGMRVVIELRKDANANVILNNLYKQTSLQTSFGINMLALVDGQPRVLNLKQMLKYYLDHQVVVIRRRTQYELEKAEARAHILEGLRIALDHIDEIIALIRGSKTTEIARNGLMEHFSLSEKQAQAILDMRLQRLTGLEREKIEEEYQGLIVLIAELKAILADEEKVLDIIREEMTEIKDRFNDARRTEIAAGGIDIEDEDLIPEEQVVITLTHNGYIKRLPVSTYKSQKRGGRGIQGMGTNDDDFVEHLLTTSTHDTILYFTNLGKVYRTKGYQIPELGRTAKGIPIINLLGVEKGEWVNAIIPVKDFEDDHYLFFTTKNGISKRTPLSQFANIRTNGLIALTLRENDELISVKLTDGKKHMIIGTKKGMLIRFPEDDVRSMGRNAAGVKGINLREDDEVVGMEILEESSEVLIVTRNGYGKRTVSEEYRIQSRGGVGIKTCNITDKNGDLVSVKAVTGEEDLMIITASGVLIRMAVGDISQTGRSTQGVKLIRVSGEDDYVATVAKVEKEEDMEVTAPVETQEDATTDETVPGEDE, from the coding sequence ATGTCTAATGTTCAAGATATTAATATAAGTCAAGAAATGAGAGCTTCTTTCTTGGATTACGCCATGAGTGTTATTGTCTCTCGTGCGTTACCAGATGTACGTGATGGATTAAAGCCTGTGCACCGTCGAATTTTATATGCTATGAACGATCTTGGTATGACGTCTGACAAGCCATATAAAAAGAGTGCTCGTATAGTAGGTGATGTTATAGGTAAATATCACCCACATGGTGATTCGGCCGTTTATGAAACGATGGTGCGTATGGCACAGAATTTCAACTATCGTTATATGTTGGTAGATGGACACGGAAACTTCGGGTCTGTTGATGGTGATTCTGCAGCTGCTATGCGTTATACAGAGGCAAGAATGTCGAAAATCTCTATGGAGCTTCTACGAGATATTAATAAGAATACTATTGATTATCAAGACAACTATGACGGATCTGAACGTGAACCAGTAGTATTACCTTCTCGTTTCCCTAACTTACTTGTCAATGGCGCAGCGGGTATTGCAGTTGGAATGGCAACAAACATTCCGCCACATCAGCTCGGAGAGGTAATCGATGGAGTGTTAGCACTTAGTCATGATCCTGATATGACTATCGCTGAGTTAATGGATATTATTCCAGGTCCGGATTTCCCAACTGCTGGATTTATAATGGGCCGTAGTGGTATTCGTAAGGCATATGAAACAGGAAAAGGTTCTATTACCCTTAGAGCTAGAGTAGAAATAGAGGAAAAGTCAAATGGCAAACCAGTAATTATAGTTAATGAATTGCCATATCAAGTCAATAAAGCTAAGCTTATAGAAAAAATTGCAGATTTAGTACGAGACAAAAAGATTGAAGGTATTACAGATTTACGTGACGAGTCTGATCGTAATGGTATGCGTGTTGTTATTGAATTAAGAAAAGATGCTAATGCAAATGTAATACTTAATAATTTATATAAGCAAACTTCGTTGCAGACAAGCTTTGGTATTAATATGTTGGCACTTGTTGATGGGCAGCCAAGGGTATTAAATCTAAAGCAAATGCTAAAATATTATTTAGATCATCAAGTTGTAGTAATTCGCAGACGTACACAATATGAGTTGGAAAAAGCAGAGGCTCGTGCTCATATTTTGGAGGGATTACGAATTGCACTTGATCATATTGATGAGATAATTGCATTAATTCGTGGTTCTAAGACAACAGAAATTGCCCGAAACGGACTAATGGAGCACTTTAGTTTGTCTGAAAAACAAGCACAAGCAATTTTAGACATGCGTTTACAACGCTTAACAGGGTTAGAACGCGAAAAGATTGAAGAAGAATATCAAGGATTAATTGTTTTAATTGCTGAGTTAAAAGCAATTTTAGCGGATGAAGAAAAAGTGTTAGACATAATTCGCGAAGAAATGACGGAGATAAAAGACCGCTTTAACGATGCACGTCGTACAGAAATCGCCGCAGGTGGAATAGACATTGAAGATGAAGACTTAATTCCAGAAGAACAGGTAGTTATAACACTTACTCACAATGGTTATATTAAACGTCTTCCAGTTTCAACGTACAAGAGCCAAAAACGTGGTGGTCGTGGAATTCAAGGGATGGGTACAAATGACGATGATTTTGTTGAACATCTTTTAACAACCTCGACGCATGATACGATTCTTTACTTTACTAATTTGGGGAAAGTATATAGAACGAAAGGGTATCAAATTCCTGAATTAGGTAGAACTGCAAAAGGTATCCCAATTATTAACCTTTTAGGAGTCGAGAAAGGAGAATGGGTCAATGCTATCATCCCAGTAAAAGACTTTGAGGATGATCATTACTTATTCTTCACTACGAAGAATGGTATATCTAAACGAACACCTTTGTCTCAGTTCGCCAATATCAGAACTAATGGATTAATTGCTCTTACTTTACGAGAGAATGATGAGCTAATATCTGTAAAATTAACGGATGGTAAAAAGCACATGATTATCGGGACGAAAAAAGGCATGTTAATTCGTTTTCCAGAAGATGATGTTCGTTCAATGGGACGAAACGCTGCCGGAGTAAAAGGGATTAACCTTAGAGAAGACGATGAAGTTGTTGGAATGGAAATACTTGAAGAATCTAGTGAGGTTCTAATAGTAACACGTAATGGTTATGGAAAACGAACTGTTTCAGAGGAATATCGCATACAAAGTCGTGGTGGAGTCGGTATTAAAACGTGTAATATCACTGACAAAAATGGTGATCTTGTAAGCGTTAAGGCTGTTACAGGTGAGGAAGACTTAATGATTATTACCGCGAGTGGTGTCCTAATTCGTATGGCGGTAGGAGACATCTCTCAAACCGGTCGAAGCACTCAAGGTGTTAAATTAATACGCGTTTCTGGTGAAGATGATTATGTTGCTACTGTAGCAAAGGTTGAAAAAGAGGAAGACATGGAAGTTACTGCGCCTGTTGAAACACAGGAGGATGCTACAACTGACGAAACAGTACCTGGAGAGGACGAATAA
- a CDS encoding HD-GYP domain-containing protein, translating to MRVSVKYLQPGCIVSRDVMSLSNRPIIPNKTVLTNELINILKAFLVQDIYVESTLNTGEVFRPIESMEEDNSGEPRKELTNFSTQYLQAVQAYKHLFISWQAGTPIDIAKVRSTIIPLLDSVFEAPSELALLHHFSTKEDYIYHHAISVALLASYIGIKLNYSKGDVIQLALAGLLSDAGMAKLDNRILKKTTSLTIDEFKEVKQHPVFSYRLVQNIPLLKDITKLAILQHHERNDGSGYPFGYTKDKLHQYSQIIAIADVFHAMTSERVYRSKQSPYRALEFILKESFGKFDLVLVQTLVSLLSNFSIGTKVLLTNGLSGDIIFVDSNQPTRPMIKTATGEIINLMMNRDVYIEEIL from the coding sequence ATGAGAGTAAGTGTTAAGTATTTACAGCCAGGATGTATAGTGAGTCGAGATGTTATGAGCTTATCGAATCGACCGATTATCCCTAATAAAACAGTTCTCACGAATGAGTTAATAAATATTCTAAAAGCTTTTTTAGTTCAAGATATATATGTAGAGTCTACATTGAATACTGGTGAAGTATTTCGTCCTATAGAATCAATGGAAGAAGATAATTCAGGTGAGCCTCGAAAAGAATTAACTAACTTTTCTACTCAATATTTACAAGCTGTTCAAGCATATAAGCATTTATTTATTTCTTGGCAAGCAGGTACTCCTATTGATATTGCCAAAGTGAGAAGCACCATTATTCCTTTATTAGACTCAGTGTTTGAGGCACCATCAGAATTAGCATTACTGCATCACTTCTCTACAAAAGAGGATTATATATATCACCACGCCATCTCTGTTGCTTTGTTAGCTTCATATATTGGTATTAAATTAAATTACTCTAAAGGTGATGTTATTCAACTTGCTCTAGCGGGATTATTAAGTGATGCGGGAATGGCTAAGTTAGATAATCGTATACTAAAGAAGACTACTAGTTTAACAATAGATGAATTCAAGGAGGTTAAGCAACATCCTGTTTTTAGCTATCGCTTAGTACAGAACATTCCGCTATTAAAGGATATAACTAAGCTAGCAATTTTACAGCATCATGAAAGAAATGATGGAAGTGGCTATCCATTTGGATATACAAAGGACAAGCTTCATCAGTATAGTCAGATCATTGCTATTGCAGATGTTTTCCATGCTATGACATCCGAAAGAGTATATAGAAGTAAGCAATCACCATACAGGGCTCTTGAGTTTATTTTAAAAGAGAGCTTCGGTAAGTTTGATTTAGTATTGGTTCAAACTTTAGTCTCTTTGTTAAGTAATTTTTCAATAGGCACAAAAGTTCTTTTAACAAATGGTTTATCAGGTGATATTATATTCGTCGATTCTAATCAACCTACAAGACCGATGATTAAAACAGCTACAGGGGAAATTATTAATTTAATGATGAATAGAGACGTATATATTGAGGAAATATTATAA
- a CDS encoding YaaC family protein, which translates to MISLDRLWKTYTSFHSTSITQQLLNKLYTSNNIHDGSRKSYDNSYAFIYYLKHGQSYYETAIHAPLSIKPMLLFYGMVQLLKACLLTVDPTYPESTSVLAHGVSTRKRKKQGYEFLDDEVKIQKNGLFTHFSEKMFHVKHLEGEKFSMDLLLRQIPEINHLFSLSNRQTALVRIGSFKDLTFNFPQQLLDTYHMTQSRFESFINKEVPFTLKPINNKNLSFTIDSPQNVHMYACFPMCIHLYEQAFYWPIHREHLLPISEIMAHYLILYNLSMICRYETEWWNEALHTHSNSDYPFIYQFLSITVEKIPFLILHYLLDRWDEQSHLD; encoded by the coding sequence TTGATATCACTTGATCGACTATGGAAAACATACACATCTTTCCACTCAACTAGTATTACACAGCAACTGCTTAATAAGCTATATACTAGCAATAATATCCATGACGGAAGCAGAAAAAGCTATGATAACAGTTATGCCTTTATTTATTATTTAAAACATGGACAAAGTTATTATGAAACAGCTATTCATGCACCATTATCTATTAAACCGATGCTACTTTTTTACGGTATGGTTCAACTACTCAAAGCCTGCTTATTAACAGTAGATCCTACATATCCTGAATCTACCTCTGTTTTGGCTCATGGAGTATCCACGCGAAAAAGAAAAAAACAAGGCTATGAATTTTTAGATGATGAAGTTAAAATTCAAAAAAATGGTCTGTTCACACATTTTTCTGAAAAGATGTTCCATGTGAAACATCTTGAAGGAGAAAAATTCTCTATGGACCTGCTTCTCAGACAAATACCTGAAATAAACCATTTATTCTCATTATCCAATAGACAAACTGCGCTAGTACGAATCGGCTCTTTTAAAGACTTGACATTTAACTTCCCACAACAGTTACTGGATACATATCATATGACCCAGTCACGATTCGAATCGTTCATAAACAAAGAAGTTCCATTTACACTAAAACCTATTAATAATAAAAATTTGTCATTTACAATAGATTCGCCACAAAATGTACATATGTATGCCTGTTTTCCAATGTGTATACACCTATATGAACAAGCATTTTATTGGCCTATCCATAGGGAGCATCTATTACCTATTTCCGAAATAATGGCTCATTATCTCATATTATATAATTTAAGCATGATTTGTAGGTACGAAACCGAATGGTGGAATGAAGCACTACACACACATTCAAATAGTGATTACCCATTTATTTACCAATTTTTATCTATAACAGTAGAAAAAATACCATTTCTTATTCTCCATTATCTACTCGATCGTTGGGATGAACAATCTCACCTAGATTAA